From Streptomyces griseorubiginosus, one genomic window encodes:
- a CDS encoding branched-chain amino acid ABC transporter permease/ATP-binding protein translates to MADILRFALLGLGLGALYALTAHGIVLVYRGSGVLNLAHGAIGMAGAYVQWELAVNEDVPYWPAVACGVLTSAALGVLTHLLVIRPLRRASSLARLVGTLAVFIVLTAVAVKRYGDSLQLVPGKLPTRLLTIAGATVSEDRLWLLGIALAVTAVLHLLYRRTLFGLGTTAVAENEHVAASLGWSPDLVATGNWALGSALAGLTGILIVPVIGLSVTGLTTLLLSALAAALVGRFSSFPVTLAGGLAIGVVQSELTRFGTGVTGLASSVPFLFIALVLVARGRALPLRGTFLERLPALGSGRVRPVPLACAVAVGLLLVSLSTPLWADAITSTLVLGLIILSIIVVTGYAGQVSLAAYALAGTGAFIAGHAAADWGWPFELALLAGVLGTVPIGLLFALPAVRTRGVNLAIITLGLGTTLEAMVFQNTDLSTTTGSDGIAVGKQTLFGISISGVDHPQRYAAVVLVLFVAATLVVANVRRSRTGRRLIAVRANERAAAALGIDVRAAKLYAFGLSSAVAALAGVLTGFRSTSVVFSDFASFDSITALGLAVIGGVGFLVGPLFGAVFAAGTVGARFGDWVLPGLSAWMPLIGGIILVLTLVGNQDGIGKEVGRQAAGVRRRLFPKARRRAAVASPEEETIAPDVPRAAPLPLHIRDLTVRYGGVVAVDGLSLDVEPGRVVGLIGPNGAGKTSAIDAVTGFTRAASGSVRLDQRDVTRAPVHRRAAAGLSRSFQSLELFEDMTVLDNLYAACDRPGRWAWLTDLIRPGSRPLPSHVLIAVREFGLQDSLDRPVGDLSYGERRLLAIARAVAASPSVLLLDEPAAGLSDDETRELAHLVRRLAEDWGMGVLLVEHDVDMVMSVCDQVVVLDFGRRICAGTPEEVRRDPAVRAAYLGDLEPETLA, encoded by the coding sequence ATGGCCGACATCCTGCGTTTCGCACTGCTGGGCCTGGGCCTCGGCGCGCTCTACGCCCTCACCGCGCACGGCATCGTGCTGGTCTACCGGGGCTCGGGCGTCCTCAACCTCGCGCACGGCGCGATCGGGATGGCGGGCGCCTACGTGCAGTGGGAACTCGCCGTGAACGAGGACGTGCCGTACTGGCCGGCCGTCGCCTGCGGGGTGCTCACCTCCGCGGCACTGGGCGTGCTCACCCATCTCCTGGTGATCAGGCCCCTGCGCCGGGCGTCGTCGCTGGCGCGGTTGGTCGGCACGCTCGCGGTGTTCATCGTGCTCACCGCTGTCGCCGTCAAACGCTACGGCGACAGCCTGCAGTTGGTGCCGGGCAAGCTGCCCACCCGGCTGCTGACGATCGCCGGGGCCACGGTCTCCGAGGACCGTCTCTGGCTGCTCGGCATCGCCCTTGCCGTCACCGCGGTGCTCCATCTCCTGTACCGGCGCACCCTGTTCGGCCTGGGCACCACCGCGGTCGCGGAGAACGAGCACGTCGCCGCCTCGCTCGGCTGGTCCCCCGACCTCGTCGCCACCGGCAACTGGGCCCTGGGCTCGGCGCTCGCCGGCCTGACGGGCATCCTCATCGTGCCGGTCATCGGACTGTCGGTCACCGGCCTGACCACCCTCCTGCTGAGCGCGCTGGCCGCCGCCCTGGTCGGCAGGTTCTCCTCGTTCCCCGTGACCCTGGCGGGCGGCCTGGCCATCGGCGTCGTGCAGTCCGAGCTGACCCGCTTCGGTACCGGCGTCACCGGTCTCGCCTCCTCCGTCCCCTTCCTCTTCATCGCCCTGGTGCTGGTCGCGCGCGGCCGGGCGCTGCCGCTGCGCGGCACCTTCCTGGAACGGCTGCCGGCGCTGGGCAGCGGCCGGGTACGGCCCGTGCCGCTGGCGTGCGCCGTCGCGGTCGGCCTGCTGCTGGTGAGTCTGTCGACACCGCTGTGGGCCGACGCGATCACCAGCACCCTGGTCCTCGGCCTGATCATCCTGTCGATCATCGTGGTCACCGGGTACGCGGGACAGGTCTCCCTCGCGGCCTACGCCCTGGCCGGCACCGGCGCCTTCATCGCCGGACATGCCGCCGCCGACTGGGGCTGGCCGTTCGAACTCGCCCTGCTGGCAGGCGTGTTGGGCACCGTCCCGATCGGCCTGCTGTTCGCGCTCCCGGCCGTCCGCACCCGCGGAGTCAACCTCGCGATCATCACCCTCGGCCTCGGCACCACGCTGGAGGCGATGGTCTTCCAGAACACCGACCTGTCCACGACCACCGGCAGCGACGGCATCGCGGTGGGCAAGCAGACCCTCTTCGGCATCAGCATCTCCGGGGTCGACCATCCGCAGCGGTACGCCGCGGTGGTCCTCGTGCTGTTCGTCGCCGCCACGCTCGTGGTCGCCAACGTGCGGCGCAGCAGGACCGGCCGCCGGCTCATCGCCGTACGTGCGAACGAACGGGCCGCCGCCGCCCTCGGCATCGACGTTCGTGCGGCCAAGCTGTACGCCTTCGGCCTCTCCTCCGCCGTCGCCGCGCTGGCCGGAGTGCTCACCGGATTCCGTTCGACCTCGGTGGTCTTCTCGGACTTCGCCAGCTTCGACTCGATCACCGCGCTCGGGCTTGCCGTCATCGGCGGTGTCGGCTTCCTCGTGGGCCCGCTGTTCGGCGCCGTCTTCGCCGCGGGCACGGTCGGCGCGCGGTTCGGGGACTGGGTGCTGCCGGGTCTGAGCGCGTGGATGCCGCTGATCGGCGGGATCATCCTGGTGCTGACGCTGGTGGGCAACCAGGACGGTATCGGCAAGGAGGTCGGACGGCAGGCCGCGGGCGTCCGACGCAGGCTGTTCCCGAAAGCCCGACGGCGCGCTGCCGTCGCGTCGCCGGAGGAAGAGACGATCGCACCGGACGTCCCCCGCGCCGCACCGCTCCCCCTCCACATCCGGGACCTGACCGTGCGCTACGGCGGTGTCGTCGCCGTCGACGGGCTCTCGCTGGACGTCGAACCGGGCCGGGTCGTGGGACTCATCGGACCCAACGGCGCCGGCAAGACCTCCGCCATCGACGCCGTCACCGGCTTCACGCGCGCCGCGTCCGGCAGTGTGCGCCTGGACCAGCGGGACGTGACCCGTGCGCCCGTGCACCGGCGGGCCGCGGCCGGGCTGAGCCGCTCCTTCCAGTCGCTGGAGCTGTTCGAGGACATGACCGTGCTGGACAACCTCTACGCGGCCTGCGACCGGCCCGGCAGATGGGCGTGGCTCACGGACCTGATCCGTCCCGGCAGCCGCCCGCTGCCGTCCCACGTGCTCATCGCCGTGCGGGAGTTCGGTCTCCAGGACAGTCTGGACCGGCCGGTGGGCGATCTGTCGTACGGCGAACGCAGGCTGCTGGCCATCGCCCGCGCGGTGGCGGCCTCGCCGTCCGTGCTGCTCCTCGACGAACCCGCCGCCGGGCTGTCGGACGACGAGACGCGGGAACTGGCGCACCTGGTACGGCGGCTGGCCGAGGACTGGGGCATGGGCGTCCTGCTCGTCGAGCACGACGTCGACATGGTGATGAGCGTCTGCGACCAGGTCGTGGTCCTGGACTTCGGACGCCGTATCTGCGCGGGCACGCCGGAGGAGGTGCGCCGCGACCCGGCGGTGCGGGCGGCCTACCTGGGCGACCTGGAGCCGGAGACGCTGGCCTGA
- a CDS encoding glucose 1-dehydrogenase, which yields MGRLDGKIAVVTGAASGIGAATARRVAAEGAHTVVADLNLDGAEAVTKEIRAAGGSATAVKVDLGDVASVRAMVAAAVETYGGLDVLHNNAAATHLAARQDLAVAEADPAVWDDTMRINLRGTMVAVQAAVPHLIARGGGSIINTSSGSGLAGDLRNPAYGASKAALINLTQYVATQYGKQGVRCNAIAPGFIVTPASSGSAHGAIREAMLRHHLTPRLGSPEDVASAVVFLASDESAFITGHTLRVDGGLLSHAPYVADLRDA from the coding sequence ATGGGACGACTCGACGGCAAGATCGCCGTCGTGACCGGGGCGGCGTCGGGCATCGGCGCCGCCACGGCACGTCGGGTGGCGGCCGAGGGCGCGCACACAGTGGTCGCCGACCTGAACCTCGACGGCGCCGAGGCGGTGACGAAGGAGATCCGAGCCGCCGGGGGATCCGCGACGGCGGTCAAGGTCGACCTCGGGGACGTGGCGAGCGTACGAGCCATGGTGGCCGCGGCGGTCGAGACGTACGGCGGCCTCGACGTCCTGCACAACAACGCGGCGGCCACCCACCTCGCCGCCCGCCAGGACCTCGCCGTGGCGGAGGCCGACCCGGCGGTCTGGGACGACACGATGCGCATCAACCTGCGCGGCACCATGGTCGCCGTCCAGGCCGCCGTCCCGCACCTGATCGCCCGGGGCGGCGGCTCGATCATCAACACCTCGTCCGGGTCCGGCCTCGCGGGCGACCTGCGCAATCCCGCGTACGGCGCGTCCAAGGCCGCCCTGATCAACCTCACGCAGTACGTCGCCACCCAGTACGGCAAGCAGGGCGTGCGCTGCAACGCCATCGCGCCCGGCTTCATCGTCACGCCGGCCAGTTCCGGTTCGGCGCACGGCGCGATCCGGGAGGCGATGCTGCGCCATCACCTCACCCCGCGCCTCGGAAGCCCCGAGGACGTCGCCTCCGCGGTCGTCTTCCTCGCTTCCGATGAGTCCGCCTTCATCACCGGCCACACCCTGCGCGTGGACGGCGGACTGCTGTCCCACGCGCCGTACGTCGCGGACCTGCGGGACGCCTGA
- a CDS encoding OB-fold domain-containing protein, producing MAGLIAYGAHVPYHRLARADVAATLGTPPGRGTRAVAGYDEDTTSMAVEAARVALARDCLRPRIGQLFLATAAPAYLDKTNATAVHAALRLDEHVLAVDMAGSVRSGLGALVTAARSAVPTLTVLSDLRTGLPGGSDEVAGGDGAAAFVFGGHRNGAPVLAELLAHDTVSDEILDRWRLPGAPASRAWEERFAEEIYVSLADKALTAALDQAGLDRGAIDHLIVSGLHARACATVRRTAGARPEAAVPDLTGVIGNAGTAQPGLLLADVLDRAKPGEVIALVVLGDGAGVVLLRTTDALPAHRSTRPVAAQITAGSAPMPYATYLSWRGLLDREPPRRPDPEPPYAPPAHRRTAWKYGFVASRCEKCGTRHLPPDRVCTSCRSVDAMTDEPMEHVRGTVATFTVDRLAHTPSPPMLVVVVDYDGGGRFRCQLTDATEADAVIGARVEMTFRRTVTASGIHNYFWKARPVRTGETGDETEETHG from the coding sequence ATGGCCGGACTGATCGCATACGGCGCCCACGTGCCGTACCACCGCCTGGCCCGCGCCGACGTCGCCGCCACGCTGGGGACACCGCCGGGACGCGGCACCCGCGCCGTAGCGGGCTACGACGAGGACACCACCTCCATGGCGGTGGAGGCGGCCCGCGTGGCCCTCGCCCGCGACTGCCTGCGCCCCCGCATCGGCCAGCTCTTCCTCGCCACGGCCGCACCCGCCTACCTCGACAAGACCAACGCGACCGCCGTCCACGCCGCGCTCCGCCTCGACGAGCACGTCCTCGCCGTCGACATGGCCGGCTCGGTCCGCTCCGGCCTCGGCGCCCTGGTCACCGCCGCCCGCTCCGCCGTCCCCACCCTCACCGTCCTCTCCGACCTGCGCACCGGCCTGCCCGGCGGCAGCGACGAGGTCGCCGGCGGTGACGGCGCGGCGGCGTTCGTCTTCGGCGGCCACCGCAACGGCGCACCCGTCCTGGCCGAACTGCTCGCCCATGACACCGTCAGCGACGAGATCCTCGACCGCTGGCGGCTGCCGGGCGCCCCCGCCTCCCGCGCCTGGGAGGAGCGTTTCGCCGAGGAGATCTACGTGTCCCTCGCGGACAAGGCCCTGACCGCCGCTCTCGACCAGGCGGGCCTGGACCGCGGCGCCATCGACCACCTCATCGTCTCCGGCCTGCACGCACGCGCGTGCGCGACGGTACGGCGTACGGCCGGTGCCCGCCCCGAGGCGGCGGTCCCGGACCTCACCGGGGTGATCGGCAACGCCGGCACCGCCCAGCCCGGCCTGCTCCTGGCCGACGTCCTCGACCGCGCAAAGCCCGGCGAGGTCATCGCCCTCGTCGTCCTCGGCGACGGCGCCGGAGTCGTCCTGCTCCGCACCACCGACGCGCTCCCGGCCCACCGCAGCACCCGCCCGGTCGCCGCGCAGATCACCGCGGGCAGCGCCCCGATGCCGTACGCCACCTACCTCTCCTGGCGCGGCCTCCTCGACCGCGAACCACCCCGGCGCCCCGACCCCGAGCCGCCCTACGCCCCGCCCGCGCACCGTCGCACCGCCTGGAAGTACGGCTTCGTCGCCTCCCGTTGCGAGAAGTGCGGCACCCGGCATCTGCCGCCGGACCGGGTGTGCACCTCCTGCCGGAGCGTCGACGCCATGACCGACGAGCCGATGGAGCACGTGCGGGGCACGGTCGCCACGTTCACCGTCGACCGGCTGGCCCACACACCGAGCCCGCCGATGCTCGTCGTGGTCGTCGACTACGACGGCGGCGGCCGCTTCCGCTGCCAGCTCACCGACGCCACCGAGGCGGACGCCGTCATCGGCGCCCGCGTGGAGATGACCTTCCGGCGCACCGTCACCGCGTCCGGCATCCACAACTACTTCTGGAAGGCCCGGCCGGTGCGCACGGGCGAGACCGGGGACGAGACCGAGGAGACACACGGATGA
- a CDS encoding acetyl-CoA C-acetyltransferase: MRDAVICEPIRTPVGGYGGAFRDVTAAALAATVVRALLDRTGIPATAVDDVLLGQCYPNGEAPAIGRVAALDAGLPVEVPGLQIDRRCGSGLQAVITAAMQVQTGASDLVLAGGVESMSQAEFYTTDVRWGVRGAGTTLHDRLARGRVTSGGVNHPVPGGMLETAENLRREYGISREEQDLLAVRSHEKAVAAQREGRFADEIVPVTVRSRKGETVVDTDEHPRPDSSLDKLAKLRPVLGRQDPEATVTAGNASGQNDGAALCVVTHPERAAELGLRPLGRLVSWAVVGVPPETMGIGPVPATARALERAGLKLADIDLIELNEAFAAQVLACTREWALTETDFERFNVNGSGISLGHPVGATGGRILATLLRELDRRQARYGLETMCLGGGQGLAAIFENTAQGGR; encoded by the coding sequence ATGCGTGACGCGGTGATCTGCGAACCGATACGGACCCCGGTCGGGGGCTACGGGGGAGCCTTCCGGGACGTCACCGCGGCAGCACTCGCCGCCACCGTCGTACGGGCCCTCCTGGACCGCACCGGCATCCCGGCCACGGCCGTCGACGACGTGCTCCTCGGCCAGTGCTACCCCAACGGCGAGGCCCCGGCCATCGGCCGCGTGGCCGCCCTGGACGCCGGACTGCCCGTCGAGGTGCCCGGCCTCCAGATCGACCGCCGCTGTGGCTCCGGACTCCAGGCCGTCATCACCGCGGCGATGCAGGTGCAGACCGGCGCGAGCGACCTCGTGCTGGCCGGAGGCGTCGAGTCCATGAGCCAGGCCGAGTTCTACACCACCGACGTGCGCTGGGGCGTGCGCGGCGCGGGCACCACCCTGCACGACCGCCTCGCACGGGGCCGGGTCACCTCCGGCGGCGTCAACCACCCCGTGCCCGGGGGCATGCTGGAGACCGCGGAGAACCTGCGTCGCGAGTACGGCATCTCCCGTGAGGAGCAGGACCTGCTCGCCGTGCGCTCGCACGAGAAGGCGGTCGCGGCCCAGCGCGAGGGCCGCTTCGCCGACGAGATCGTCCCCGTCACCGTACGAAGCCGAAAAGGCGAGACCGTCGTGGACACCGACGAACACCCGCGCCCCGACTCCTCGTTGGACAAGCTCGCAAAGCTGCGTCCGGTGCTCGGCCGCCAGGACCCGGAGGCGACGGTGACCGCGGGCAACGCCAGCGGCCAGAACGACGGCGCCGCCCTGTGCGTCGTGACCCACCCCGAGCGCGCCGCCGAACTCGGGCTGCGCCCACTGGGCCGCCTGGTCTCCTGGGCCGTCGTCGGCGTACCACCCGAGACGATGGGCATCGGCCCGGTGCCCGCCACGGCAAGGGCCCTCGAACGAGCCGGGCTCAAGCTCGCCGACATCGACCTGATCGAACTCAACGAGGCCTTCGCCGCCCAGGTGCTCGCCTGCACCCGTGAATGGGCCCTGACCGAGACCGACTTCGAGCGGTTCAACGTCAACGGCTCCGGCATCTCGCTCGGTCACCCCGTCGGAGCCACCGGCGGCCGCATCCTCGCCACCCTGCTGCGCGAACTCGACCGCCGTCAGGCCCGCTACGGCCTGGAGACCATGTGCCTCGGCGGCGGCCAGGGCCTCGCAGCCATCTTCGAAAACACCGCTCAGGGAGGACGCTGA
- a CDS encoding ABC transporter substrate-binding protein: MNDSRRHRTAAATCLAVTGALLAAGCGGEASGSAAETSSLKGAPVKVMVWNPEDTQGSAQPGVRLTAQAYEKWINAHGGIKGGPLKVLTCNEKNDPDEAEKCAQQAVADKVVAVVGSYSLAGDRYMPILQKAGIPYIGGTGVSAAEFSNPLSFPVNGGTPVVFAAHGRQLVQDGCKKISGVRYDLAAAAIVSQFLTLGAVSAGGAPPKDLKVPVTATDLAPQVAAATKGSDCVSVILGTHSDLFVKSYVQSGAKTKLGSVVGNLTPQLAASTGGSGSPLEGAAITGYFPPTSDPAWKDFLAATKGDKDIDVSNGANETTWVAFKVLTEAIGKLPSISAKTLVQELNTTSGIDTGGLTPALNWQTSTALPIKGLNRIHNTTATELTIRNGQIEWAKPGSTFVDVRKVLTAVPAG, encoded by the coding sequence ATGAACGACTCACGCCGACACAGAACCGCAGCAGCGACCTGTCTCGCGGTCACCGGAGCACTGCTCGCCGCCGGCTGCGGGGGAGAGGCGTCCGGCAGCGCGGCCGAGACCTCCTCGCTCAAGGGTGCCCCGGTCAAGGTGATGGTCTGGAACCCGGAGGACACCCAGGGCAGCGCCCAGCCCGGGGTGCGGCTCACCGCCCAGGCCTACGAGAAGTGGATCAACGCCCACGGCGGCATCAAGGGCGGCCCGCTGAAGGTGCTGACCTGCAACGAGAAGAACGACCCCGACGAGGCCGAGAAGTGCGCCCAGCAGGCCGTGGCCGACAAGGTGGTCGCGGTGGTGGGGTCGTACAGCCTCGCGGGCGACCGCTACATGCCCATCCTGCAGAAGGCCGGCATCCCCTACATCGGCGGCACCGGGGTCTCCGCGGCCGAGTTCTCCAACCCGCTGTCGTTCCCGGTCAACGGCGGCACCCCGGTGGTGTTCGCGGCCCACGGCCGGCAGCTGGTGCAGGACGGCTGCAAGAAGATCTCCGGCGTACGGTACGACCTGGCGGCCGCCGCCATCGTGTCGCAGTTCCTCACCCTCGGCGCGGTCTCGGCAGGCGGGGCCCCGCCCAAGGACCTCAAGGTGCCGGTCACCGCCACCGACCTCGCCCCGCAGGTCGCCGCCGCCACCAAGGGCAGCGACTGCGTCAGCGTCATCCTCGGCACGCACTCCGACCTGTTCGTGAAGTCGTACGTCCAGTCCGGCGCCAAGACGAAGCTCGGCAGTGTCGTCGGCAACCTCACCCCGCAGCTCGCCGCGAGCACCGGCGGAAGCGGCAGTCCGCTGGAGGGCGCCGCGATCACCGGCTACTTCCCGCCGACCTCCGACCCTGCCTGGAAGGACTTCCTGGCAGCCACCAAGGGCGACAAGGACATCGACGTCTCCAACGGCGCCAACGAGACGACCTGGGTGGCGTTCAAGGTCCTCACCGAGGCGATCGGCAAGCTGCCCTCGATCTCGGCCAAGACCCTCGTCCAGGAGCTGAACACCACCTCGGGCATCGACACCGGCGGCCTGACCCCCGCCCTGAACTGGCAGACCTCGACCGCCCTGCCCATCAAGGGCCTGAACCGCATCCACAACACCACCGCCACCGAACTGACCATCCGCAACGGCCAGATCGAGTGGGCGAAGCCGGGGTCGACCTTCGTCGACGTCCGCAAGGTCCTCACGGCCGTCCCGGCCGGCTGA
- a CDS encoding acetyl-CoA acetyltransferase: MSSHGIRDRVAIVGMGCTPFGEHWTRSADDLLVDAVGEAVTSAGITIDDIDAFWFGTQASGVSGLTLSRALRLPHKPVTRVENMCATGSEALRNACYAVASGAYDVAMAVGVEKLKDSGMSGLSGTAIPGAGDDSRGEVTAPANFSLLAPAYAAKYGLAEEELKDVITRIAWKNHVNGARNPRAQFRKEVPLERIRSAPIVAGMLGVFDCSGVSDGSAAAIVVRAEDAYKYTDRPIFVKALSFVAGPADGLLDPEYDFTTFPEVVASAQEAYRQAGVTDPRAELALAEVHDCFTPTELVLMEDLGFAERGQAWKDVTSGSFDLDGSLPVNPDGGLKAFGHPIGASGLRMMFEAWLQLRGEAPAERTVKSVAEGRSLALTHNLGGGPGECVSFVSIVGSELSA, translated from the coding sequence ATGAGCTCGCACGGAATCCGGGACCGGGTCGCGATCGTCGGCATGGGCTGCACGCCCTTCGGCGAGCACTGGACCCGATCGGCCGACGATCTGCTGGTGGACGCCGTGGGCGAGGCGGTGACCTCGGCCGGCATCACGATCGACGACATCGACGCGTTCTGGTTCGGCACCCAGGCCTCCGGCGTGTCCGGACTGACCCTGAGCCGCGCGCTGCGCCTGCCCCACAAGCCGGTCACCCGCGTCGAGAACATGTGCGCGACCGGCTCCGAGGCCCTGCGCAACGCCTGCTACGCCGTCGCCTCCGGCGCGTACGACGTGGCGATGGCGGTCGGCGTGGAGAAGCTCAAGGACTCCGGCATGTCCGGTCTCTCCGGTACGGCGATCCCGGGCGCCGGCGACGACAGCCGCGGCGAGGTCACCGCCCCCGCGAACTTCTCCCTCCTGGCCCCCGCGTACGCCGCCAAGTACGGCCTCGCGGAAGAGGAGTTGAAGGACGTCATCACCCGTATCGCCTGGAAGAACCACGTCAACGGCGCCCGCAACCCGCGCGCCCAGTTCCGCAAGGAGGTGCCGCTGGAACGCATCCGGTCGGCCCCTATCGTCGCGGGCATGCTCGGCGTGTTCGACTGCTCGGGTGTCTCGGACGGTTCGGCGGCGGCGATCGTCGTACGCGCCGAGGACGCCTACAAGTACACCGACAGGCCGATCTTCGTGAAGGCGCTGTCCTTTGTCGCCGGCCCGGCGGACGGGCTCCTCGACCCGGAGTACGACTTCACCACCTTCCCCGAGGTCGTCGCCTCCGCCCAGGAGGCCTACCGGCAGGCCGGCGTCACCGACCCGCGCGCCGAACTCGCCCTCGCCGAGGTCCACGACTGCTTCACACCAACGGAGTTGGTCCTGATGGAGGACCTGGGCTTCGCCGAGCGCGGACAGGCGTGGAAGGACGTGACGAGCGGGTCGTTCGACCTCGACGGCTCGCTGCCGGTCAATCCGGACGGCGGCCTCAAGGCCTTCGGGCATCCCATCGGCGCCTCGGGCCTGCGCATGATGTTCGAGGCCTGGCTGCAACTGCGGGGCGAGGCGCCCGCCGAGCGGACCGTGAAGTCGGTGGCCGAGGGACGCTCGCTCGCCCTCACCCACAACCTGGGCGGCGGACCCGGCGAATGCGTGTCCTTCGTGTCCATCGTCGGCAGCGAACTCAGCGCATAG
- the fabG gene encoding 3-oxoacyl-ACP reductase FabG, which yields MGLLDGRNAVITGGAQGIGYEIAGVLGDAGAAVVLGDINGEAAREAAERLAANGIKATSLRCDVTDEDEVAALVAHCTSTFGPVGVMVNNAGITRDATLRKMPLTDFRAVLDVHVTGAWNGTRYAAEAMRAHGQGGSIVNISSIAGKVGNFGQTNYSAAKAALVGLTKASAKELAKAGVRVNAVQPGLIRTAMTEAMPPAAWDAKLAEIPLGRAGEPAEVAQVVLFLASDMASYITGAVVEVTGGRYM from the coding sequence ATGGGATTGCTGGACGGACGGAACGCCGTGATCACCGGCGGCGCGCAGGGCATCGGGTACGAGATCGCCGGCGTCCTCGGCGACGCGGGCGCGGCCGTCGTCCTCGGCGACATCAACGGGGAAGCGGCACGCGAAGCCGCCGAGCGCCTCGCCGCGAACGGCATCAAGGCGACTTCACTGCGCTGCGACGTCACCGACGAGGACGAGGTCGCTGCCCTGGTGGCCCACTGCACCAGCACCTTCGGTCCGGTCGGCGTCATGGTCAACAACGCCGGCATCACCCGGGACGCGACCCTGCGCAAGATGCCCCTCACCGACTTCCGCGCCGTCCTCGACGTCCACGTCACCGGCGCCTGGAACGGCACCCGGTACGCCGCCGAGGCGATGCGGGCGCACGGACAGGGCGGCAGCATCGTCAACATCTCCTCCATCGCCGGCAAGGTCGGCAACTTCGGCCAGACCAACTACAGCGCCGCCAAGGCCGCGCTCGTGGGACTCACCAAGGCCTCCGCCAAGGAGCTCGCGAAGGCGGGCGTCCGCGTCAACGCCGTGCAGCCCGGCCTGATCCGCACGGCCATGACCGAGGCGATGCCCCCGGCCGCCTGGGACGCGAAGCTCGCCGAGATCCCCCTGGGCCGCGCGGGCGAACCCGCCGAGGTCGCCCAGGTCGTCCTCTTCCTCGCCTCCGACATGGCGAGCTACATCACCGGAGCCGTGGTCGAGGTGACCGGCGGCCGGTACATGTGA
- a CDS encoding ABC transporter ATP-binding protein, with amino-acid sequence MHDTEPLIEARALSAGYGSRPVLRDLDIEVRPGEVVALLGPNGAGKTTTLRVLSGELAPMDGEVRWLGDTARTPLHRRARQGLAYVGERAVLTRLDTADNLRVGRVTTAQALELFPELEKRLRTGAGMLSGGEQQMLSLARALGRAPRLLLADELSLGLAPLVVDRLLRAVREAADRGLGALLVEQHVRKVLDIADRVYVLHRGRVTLTGTPEELRGNLAAIESSYLAEKTTYATD; translated from the coding sequence GTGCACGACACCGAGCCCCTGATCGAAGCCCGCGCCCTGTCCGCCGGTTACGGCAGCCGACCCGTCCTGCGCGACCTCGACATCGAGGTCCGCCCCGGCGAGGTCGTCGCCCTCCTCGGACCGAACGGCGCGGGCAAGACCACCACATTGCGGGTGCTGTCGGGCGAGCTGGCCCCGATGGACGGCGAGGTGCGCTGGCTGGGCGACACCGCCCGCACTCCGCTGCACCGCCGCGCCCGCCAGGGCCTGGCGTACGTCGGCGAGCGGGCGGTCCTCACCCGCCTCGACACCGCGGACAACCTACGGGTCGGCCGGGTGACGACCGCGCAGGCCCTGGAACTCTTCCCCGAACTCGAAAAACGCCTGAGGACCGGCGCGGGCATGCTGTCCGGCGGCGAACAGCAGATGCTGTCACTGGCACGCGCCCTGGGCCGGGCCCCCAGACTCCTCCTCGCCGACGAACTCTCCCTCGGACTCGCCCCGCTGGTGGTCGACCGCCTGCTGCGCGCCGTGCGCGAGGCGGCCGACCGCGGTCTGGGCGCCCTGCTGGTCGAACAGCATGTGCGCAAGGTCCTGGACATCGCGGACCGCGTCTACGTCCTGCACCGCGGCCGCGTCACCCTGACCGGCACCCCGGAGGAACTGCGCGGGAACCTGGCCGCGATCGAGTCGTCGTACCTCGCCGAGAAGACCACGTACGCAACTGATTGA